In a genomic window of Acropora muricata isolate sample 2 chromosome 2, ASM3666990v1, whole genome shotgun sequence:
- the LOC136899989 gene encoding zinc finger protein 541-like, protein MSFETFPCGSPEAESTEEPAQSLYVENSDEEPSRLLMKKPMDSQPSRLAETANIEDKIMSEDEIAQVNASGGERLKLNTKNEDIRTKNVDVSVRRLEGHNIFPKRAHWIQLNCGNPSTGGSHTLISNERQQQGDLNSNPGKKYEVTDRASVIIKRSKEQQDIESDSDSESQDANNLREKDSLHCNENISGVEANDDSVPSTVSHSRAIYFNHNGRHEDVNKLQDKGNSRSLQSVHGEIVRGVHNETEAMPICYLPAGAYPHMVAMQGSAGTSNREQFVHAGTGEAKRFQQHADYVSGKPEQQVPVVTSAINQNEGNVFGKLQHSGVSGIQYVDRAMLHPSGYAVIPGIGPVRVMDGMYYQGIPMGVEQSRFENFASVPSFIPMSNMSPENVGSQLSSSAGSKADPRSHPSQEKQLNAAKPYAGPVQGAVSPASSLEEKRLTNSPAVKSESGSPAPIFGEDADSKKLTPAKLKGKPKLGSGATKPEIKCEQCGKTFGSSSALAKHKLTHSDERKYVCSTCGKGFKRQDHLNGHMVTHRDKKPYECNYADCDKSYCDMRSLRRHLENHHAQNGLSDPRAPGSGSPSLNCEDKPTSHVVNNERSDSPRNLPKFAKGRLLKDRSDHLQVSGYDSGRSSGRSTPGSTNDQSTPRERPTDLPLEGPILNQLRERNSDSFSSTASDDAAGNSGEQSVPEKGTDVPKHHSAVDLLKQTADRVKTQRNTGSSGEMWQSPYMSYQQWYPVYPQDPRFVYQYHPMFPSTVYQMPVNPVSGLVTDPRQRMIKDSDTPTEGTKTVGVPSNVTPSPSQEYHPSESMQVPFFKQQQSGRHAGTPTDPTAVAVRTAKEMGHYRYAGESYYGVHPQGTQWQQVRYDEAIHPYNTAPSMGNSKPSTLYGHAMQSESNGTSSIESHLRASPFGGEKSENTDEPAEKRQRMSEVVVSERRDTSGPSHTLVKLEDNNNDQEKGEEPVFRNPAEVVVTPRRKQRPRPEPLTIPPSASTKYHCNRPVSPVNRNRPCSPPYTPPPMLSPRSIYHVNSLGNVTPRLSASYTAPMTPSRIQLLSSHSHRSSDLTGEEEVVPFPEPKINVGPDFQAEVPPFAGPKERAMFDEHKATLVWEPMDEKKRTRREEIESYLEMACSVAVLGGGSNKEYALHILHRVNGNIKDAVKLLLCQKYFTKNDDPMFDYHYEGSVRWASRERQLFRQNFRTKGKEFAELQKDVGEKKSVFDCIEFYYHWKAAHPEAVRGRTRYIDSDSDEDYEDTSSETNSNPSFFECDFPQCNAKFVSRQALNGHIRVHGGSFMKPTEPRRKNRNTVGHGPNGSSPGNAVRKRKSPSPAPATTINDMNNQGGPLPEFACKVCGRIFHKIKSRSAHMKTHVKRPDDDEKLAAKLAASKNH, encoded by the exons ATGTCGTTTGAGACTTTTCCTTGCGGCAGTCCAGAAGCAGAAAGTACCGAGGAACCTGCCCAATCACTGTACGTCGAAAATAGCGACGAAGAACCGAGTAGGCTACTAATGAAAAAGCCAATGGACTCTCAACCGTCAAGACTCGCAGAAACTGCGAATATTGAGGATAAAATTATGAGTGAAGATGAAATCGCTCAGGTCAACGCCAGTGGAGGCGAACGGcttaaattaaacacaaaaaatgaagatATTCGTACAAAGAATGTTGACGTTTCAGTTCGTCGTTTGGAAGGGCATAATATTTTTCCAAAAAGAGCTCATTGGATTCAGCTGAACTGCGGAAATCCGTCGACAGGCGGTTCGCATACCTTGATTTCCAACGAGCGACAGCAACAGGGGGACCTCAACTCGAATCCTGGTAAAAAATACGAAGTCACTGATCGTGCGAGCGTGATAATCAAAAGATCGAAAGAACAACAGGATATTGAGTCCGACTCAGACAGCGAATCACAAGATGCGAACAATTTGAGGGAGAAGGATTCGCTGCACTgcaatgaaaatatttctggcGTCGAAGCAAACGATGATAGTGTACCTAGCACCGTGTCGCACTCACGTGCAATTTATTTTAATCATAATGGTCGCCACGAGGATGTGAACAAATTGCAAGACAAAGGAAATAGCAGATCACTGCAAAGCGTCCACGGCGAAATTGTTCGAGGTGTGCACAATGAAACTGAGGCAATGCCAATTTGTTATTTACCTGCAGGGGCTTATCCGCACATGGTCGCTATGCAAGGCTCCGCTGGGACATCAAATAGGGAACAATTTGTACATGCTGGCACAGGCGAGGCAAAGAGATTTCAACAGCATGCAGATTATGTGTCGGGAAAACCAGAACAACAAGTTCCAGTTGTTACAAGTGCAATTAACCAGAACGAGGGAAATGTGTTTGGCAAATTACAACACAGTGGAGTTTCTGGAATCCAGTATGTGGACAGGGCAATGCTTCACCCCAGTGGCTATGCTGTGATTCCTGGCATAGGACCTGTTCGAGTGATGGATGGCATGTATTACCAGGGCATTCCCATGGGAGTTGAGCAGAGTCgctttgaaaattttgcttcTGTGCCGTCATTCATTCCAATGAGCAACATGTCACCTGAGAATGTAGGATCTCAGCTGAGCTCTTCAGCTGGTTCCAAGGCTGATCCCAGGAGCCATCCAAGCCAAGAAAAACAGCTAA ATGCTGCCAAGCCTTATGCAGGCCCAGTTCAAGGTGCAGTGTCTCCAGCTTCAAGCTTGGAAGAAAAAAGGTTGACTAATTCCCCAGCTGTCAAAAGTGAGAGTGGAAGTCCTGCACCCATCTTTGGAGAAGATGCTGACAGCAAGAAGCTTACACCAGCCAAGCTGAAGGGAAAGCCAAAGCTTGGATCGGGAGCAACCAAACCAGAGATTAAATGTGAACAATGTGGCAAGACATTTGGATCATCCAGTGCTCTTGCAAAACACAAACTTACCCACAGTGATGAGAGAAAATATGTTTGTTCAACATGTGGGAAGGGATTCAAACGtcaggaccattt AAATGGGCACATGGTAACTCATCGAGACAAGAAGCCCTATGAGTGCAACTACGCTGATTGTGATAAGAGCTATTGTGATATGCGGTCTTTGCGTCGACATCTTGAGAATCATCATGCTCAGAATGGGTTGAGTGACCCCAGAGCCCCTGGATCAGGAAGTCCAAGCTTGAACTGTGAGGATAAACCAACCTCACATGTTGTGAATAATGAGAGATCAGACTCGCCAAGGAATTTGCCCAAATTTGCAAAGGGAAGACTGCTCAAAGACAGAAGTGACCATCTTCAGGTAAGTGGTTATGACAGTGGCAGGAGCTCAGGTAGATCAACACCTGGGAGCACTAATGATCAAAGTACCCCCCGTGAGAGACCCACTGATTTGCCTTTGGAAGGACCAATATTGAATCAATTAAGAGAGCGTAACAGCGACAGCTTCAGTTCGACCGCCTCAGACGATGCTGCTGGGAATTCAGGAGAGCAGAGTGTGCCAGAGAAAGGTACTGATGTACCAAAACATCACTCTGCTGTTGACCTGCTGAAGCAAACAGCTGATCGTGTGAAAACCCAGAGGAATACAGGCAGCAGCGGTGAAATGTGGCAGTCACCCTACATGTCGTATCAACAGTGGTATCCAGTGTATCCCCAGGACCCACGCTTTGTCTATCAGTACCATCCCATGTTTCCGTCGACTGTCTATCAGATGCCCGTGAATCCTGTCTCCGGCTTGGTGACTGATCCTCGGCAGAGGATGATAAAGGATTCTGATACACCCACTGAGGGAACTAAAACTGTTGGTGTGCCTTCTAATGTCACACCATCCCCATCACAGGAGTACCATCCATCAGAATCCATGCAGGTGCCATTCTTCAAGCAGCAGCAAAGTGGACGGCATGCTGGGACACCAACTGATCCCACAGCTGTTGCAGTGCGAACTGCCAAAGAAATGGGACATTATCGCTATGCTGGCGAAAGTTATTATGGTGTTCATCCACAAGGAACACAATGGCAACAG GTTCGATATGATGAAGCAATCCATCCTTATAATACAGCTCCATCAATGGGAAACAGTAAACCATCTACCTTGTATGGTCATGCCATGCAGTCTGAGAGCAATGGAACTTCAAGCATAGAGAGTCATTTAAGAGCATCACCCTTTGGAGGAGAAAAGAGTGAGAATACTGATGAACCAGCTGAAAAGAGGCAAAGAATGTCAGAAGTTGTTGTCAGTGAGAGAAGAGACACCAGTGGACCTTCGCATACACTGGTTAAACTGGAGGACAACAACAATGACCAAGAAAAGGGAGAAGAGCCTGTCTTTAGAAATCCTGCCGAGGTGGTGGTCACCCCAAGGCGGAAACAGCGACCCCGCCCAGAACCTCTGACAATTCCTCCATCTGCCAGCACCAAGTACCATTGTAACAGACCAGTCTCGCCAGTGAATCGGAACAGACCGTGTTCACCGCCATATACACCCCCACCGATGCTTAGTCCACGCAGCATATATCATGTTAACTCTTTGGGGAATGTAACACCTCGTCTGAGTGCGTCTTATACAGCTCCTATGACCCCAAGCAGGATACAACTGTTGAGCAGTCACAGCCACCGAA GCTCTGATTTGACAGGGGAAGAGGAAGTTGTACCATTTCCTGAACC cAAAATAAATGTTGGCCCTGATTTCCAGGCAGAAGTTCCCCCTTTTGCTG GTCCTAAAGAAAGAGCCATGTTTGATGAACACAAGGCGACACTTGTGTGGGAGCCAAtggatgaaaagaaaagaactagGCGTGAGGAAA ttgAATCATATCTGGAAATGGCGTGCTCTGTGGCAGTGCTTGGAGGGGGATCCAACAAAGAATATGCCTTGCACATTCTGCACAGAGTCAATGGTAACATCAAG GATGCTGTTAAATTACTGCTTTGCCAGAAGTATTTCACCAAAAATGATGACCCCATGTTTGACTATCATTATGAAG GTTCAGTGCGGTGGGCATCAAGAGAAAGACAGTTATTTAGACAGAATTTTAGAACAAAGGGCAAGGAATTTGCTGAACTCCAGAAAGAT GTTGGAGAGAAGAAAAGTGTCTTTGATTGCATAGAGTTCTATTACCATTGGAAAGCGGCTCATCCTGAAGCTGTTAGGGGCCGAACTCGTTACATTGACTCTGATTCTGACGAG GACTACGAAGACACTTCAAGTGAAACAAACAGTAACCCTTCATTTTTTGAGTGCGATTTCCCTCAGTGCAATGCT aaatttgtATCCAGACAAGCTCTAAATGGTCACATTAGAGTGCATGGAGGAAG CTTCATGAAGCCCACAGAACCAAGGAGAAAAAATCGCAACACAGTAGGTCATGGACCAAATGGTTCCAGTCCTGGGAATGCTGTTAGGAAGAGAAAATCTCCTTCACCAGCTCCTGCTACAACCATAAATGACATGAATAACCAAGGTGGACCCTTACCAGAGTTTGCCTGTAAAGTTTGTGGAAG AATATTCCACAAGATCAAAAGCAGATCTGCACATATGAAAACCCATGTCAAAAGACCTGATGACGATGAAAAGTTGGCAGCAAAGTTAGCAGCTTCAAAGAATCACTAA